A portion of the Corynebacterium rouxii genome contains these proteins:
- a CDS encoding TerC family protein, translated as MEVNAVTWVITIAAIAGFFVFDFFSHVRTPHEPTLKESARWSVFYVVLACVFGVFLWLTWGEPGNPHQHGIEFFTGYVTEKALSVDNLFVFALIMGAFKIPRQYQQKVLLIGIALALVFRLVFILLGAAVIQAWSDVFYLFGIFLLYTALKLIWDEVTDKPETDPSDMRIIKWLRKVVHVTPNYEKDHLYIHQKGKFALTPLFIALVAIGMIDLMFAFDSIPAIYGITQEPYVVFTTNAFALLGLRQMYFLLDGLLDRLVYLAYGLGLILAFIGAKLLLHAMHENKLPFVNGGEHIAVPEIATHWSLVVIVGILAITIVASIIKSKRDDTQGVVR; from the coding sequence ATGGAAGTAAACGCTGTGACATGGGTGATCACCATTGCGGCGATTGCAGGTTTTTTCGTATTTGATTTCTTTTCTCATGTGCGTACCCCACACGAGCCAACGCTTAAAGAATCAGCGCGTTGGTCCGTGTTTTATGTCGTCTTGGCTTGTGTGTTCGGTGTATTTTTATGGCTGACGTGGGGAGAACCTGGCAACCCTCATCAACACGGAATTGAGTTTTTCACCGGTTATGTAACCGAAAAGGCTTTGAGTGTTGATAACCTCTTTGTTTTTGCTCTTATCATGGGAGCATTTAAAATTCCCCGACAGTATCAGCAAAAGGTGCTGCTGATAGGTATTGCATTGGCCTTGGTCTTCCGGCTTGTGTTTATTCTTCTCGGAGCAGCTGTTATCCAAGCATGGTCGGATGTGTTCTATCTGTTCGGCATCTTCTTGCTGTACACCGCCCTGAAGCTGATTTGGGACGAGGTAACCGATAAGCCGGAGACTGACCCTAGTGACATGCGAATTATCAAATGGTTGCGCAAAGTCGTGCATGTTACCCCGAATTACGAGAAAGATCATCTCTACATCCATCAAAAGGGTAAGTTTGCATTAACGCCACTGTTTATCGCCCTTGTTGCGATTGGCATGATCGACTTAATGTTTGCATTCGACTCAATTCCAGCAATTTACGGTATTACTCAAGAGCCATACGTTGTGTTTACTACTAACGCATTTGCGCTCCTAGGATTGCGGCAAATGTATTTCTTGCTGGATGGACTATTGGATCGTCTTGTCTATCTGGCTTATGGCCTCGGACTTATTTTGGCTTTCATCGGTGCAAAACTGCTGTTGCATGCAATGCATGAAAATAAGCTTCCATTCGTCAATGGTGGGGAGCACATCGCTGTTCCAGAAATTGCTACGCACTGGTCGCTTGTTGTGATTGTAGGTATTTTGGCAATCACAATTGTCGCTTCGATTATTAAGTCCAAGCGTGATGACACTCAAGGTGTTGTTCGCTAA